In Pedobacter sp. W3I1, one DNA window encodes the following:
- a CDS encoding DUF502 domain-containing protein: protein MNKVGKAILNYLIKGLLIVVPIAVSIFIVVWAVTTVDSWLNVNNILGVNPNTGESRNIPGLGLLTVLALILLAGIFVTNLVTEPMYNWFQRIMQRLPLLNFIYSSIKDLTEAFVGDEKKFNHPVLVEVEGGLKKIGFLTQNDLHKLKLPDEVAVYFPLSYSFAGQLCIVRRDKVTDLQMTAAEAMKLVVSGGVSGL, encoded by the coding sequence ATGAATAAAGTCGGGAAAGCTATTTTAAACTATTTGATTAAAGGTTTATTAATTGTTGTGCCCATTGCCGTGAGTATTTTTATTGTGGTTTGGGCGGTTACAACTGTAGATAGCTGGTTGAATGTAAACAATATTTTAGGCGTAAATCCCAATACTGGCGAAAGCCGGAATATTCCTGGCTTAGGCTTGTTGACTGTTTTAGCCCTCATTTTGTTGGCCGGCATCTTTGTAACCAATTTGGTAACCGAACCCATGTACAATTGGTTTCAGCGGATCATGCAAAGGTTGCCATTACTTAATTTTATCTATTCATCTATAAAAGATTTAACAGAGGCTTTTGTTGGCGATGAGAAGAAATTTAACCACCCGGTGCTGGTAGAAGTAGAAGGAGGCCTGAAAAAGATTGGATTTTTAACGCAGAACGATCTACATAAACTCAAGCTCCCGGATGAAGTTGCCGTATATTTTCCACTTTCTTATTCTTTTGCAGGTCAGCTTTGCATTGTAAGAAGAGATAAGGTAACCGATTTGCAGATGACAGCAGCTGAAGCCATGAAACTGGTGGTAAGCGGCGGTGTAAGCGGACTTTAA
- the arsC gene encoding arsenate reductase (glutaredoxin) (This arsenate reductase requires both glutathione and glutaredoxin to convert arsenate to arsenite, after which the efflux transporter formed by ArsA and ArsB can extrude the arsenite from the cell, providing resistance.), with the protein MITIYHNNRCTKSRCALAELETSGKAFEVIYYLETPPSKSELENIIRKLGIKPLELIRKGEKVFTENYKGKTLTDEEWVDAMIMHPILIERPIIVSGDQAVIARPTEKIKEILG; encoded by the coding sequence ATGATAACGATATACCACAATAACAGATGCACCAAAAGCCGTTGTGCTTTAGCAGAATTAGAAACCAGTGGAAAAGCTTTTGAGGTGATTTATTATTTGGAAACTCCGCCCAGTAAAAGTGAGCTTGAAAATATTATTCGGAAACTGGGCATTAAACCATTGGAATTGATCCGCAAAGGGGAAAAGGTTTTTACTGAAAATTATAAAGGAAAAACCTTAACCGATGAAGAATGGGTTGACGCCATGATCATGCATCCAATTTTAATTGAAAGACCGATTATTGTCTCAGGAGATCAAGCGGTTATTGCCAGACCAACCGAAAAGATAAAAGAGATTTTAGGTTAA